The nucleotide sequence TCAGCCATTTTGACGAGTGTTTTTCGAAGAGAAAAGAGATGAGTGTGGTTTTTTgcaaaaagcggatggcgccaatgatgaaacacaggATAACGCTGAAGTTAATCTGTGGGGTTGTTTCTTctgtgggttcaatctcctttCTTACTCGTGAAAATGACCTGGATCCTGCAAAACcgcaacaccgttagtctcgttaagaggggaatatgggggtttccctcttaaccaggctccggcgtgagaataagtactgttccgagggaaaataaacagtgtgtgttgagTGTGTGAGTATGGAGAGTAAGCTGAttcaacctgaatgatgaagggtcctatttatagccggagggtgaaagAGGGAGGAGCAGTTGTGCCAGCTGTGAttgcgcgccagctgtccgaccaaggggaatatcctttTGGTCTCCTCTGCCATGGCCAGTGTAGTGGGACACGTGGCGCGCTTACATTTGCTCATTTTGGAGACGCCGTACTGGCGTTGTCGGTCTGCTCCTTGATTTGTTGCAGGCCTACATGGCGTTCGATgactggtgacacgtgttgtccttctTGTCTGacggagcatctttggtgccaccttgatgtcttccagaagcttctagaagcttctggattatcttgctgatgtaggcgccatgtAGGATGAAAAAGTGGTATGGTCTTTGCCATGTGGTcaaggaattgggaccatacctcttcagtgCTCGAATATATTTCTAACTTTGGTTAGAAAAATTAAACATAGATAACAACTTTAACTTTTCTATTGCACTCGATATTGATTATACGAGATCAGTGAGATGTCTACGACTCAAACGAGTTCAATTCGATTTACATGTTTCGAATTATACGCTTGTGTGTATTTATGAACATCAATGAGTGTAGGGAATGCGGAGGGGCGTACCACGTGGATGGAGGTGATGCTAGTTTTTACTAACGGTGGTGGTGATGTTGAATGTGAGAAGGTGGAACGATGGCTGGTGGTGATTTTGAATGGTGGTGCAAGAAaacaatttgacgtttttcataAAACTAATGATATTAGAAACGACAATATTACCGATCAATaataacttttattttttaaactaatTCTACTCTATTTTACATCAAAATTCTAACTTACTCTTTTGCCAAGGGTTTGAACCTAAGTACTCTCCTCCAAAAAAATATAAATCTCTATCAAATGGGTTATCCACACAACGAATATAGATTTTGTGACTGATAACTTATATAACTGTCATCCACTAAAAATTGAAAAACGgaagtaaccaattttgtatttTTACGCTACTTGATATGATATATATTACTACTCTATATTactttactatatattaataaacgaatCAAAATAAATActgatattataataatagttattttctttactttttaactttaataaattttttttaatatcaggggttCGGATAACCTTGGTGTtaaccggtatcgaaccagtactggtTTCGAAAACACCGGTACGGTCCTGTTCgatatcagtacatgaaggtaaaaaccgacactaatacagaaaacgccaaaagttggtgccgaattgatattggaaatcttttgttTCGGGAAATTTAGTGCTgctacccgataccatttgctcatccctgatcacggttaccgtacgaacaacggtatcgtacaactttttttgttgattttcttcaacttctatttttttatttttttagttttaggggTATGGATGAGCTCgctgccaaccgatacagaatcggtactgataccgaaaataccggttacggtaccggtatatgaaggtaaaaaacggtagtgaaccggtaccaggaacgccaaaagtcggtaccgaattggtacttaagatctttcggttcggcaaatttggtatcggtacccagaacaatttgctcatctctgaccacggtttcatacgaacaacatcattaccatacaacttttttggttggtTTTCTtccggttatcttttagtgtttttttctacattttctttttgttcttgtcaGCAGTTTcgttcgcaacacgctcgtagtgatttcaaaacacatgtaaacacagactaaataacaaaagaaattcgtcGCAACGCAACAAACTTTTTTAAACCTAGTTAATGGTAAAAACTAAATGTGAGATacattaaaaaatatttttttttctaaataataataataacttatATAAAGTTTGTTGTATTCATAACTTTTACAAATTTGAAGACAAAAAGTGCATCAATCATTATGATGGAATGGTTATGTCGTGTCCCTTGTCTTGTGTGGTTTCCTATTTTTGTTAGATTAGTCCAGAAAAAAGTCATTGATGCATCATGTATACTAATTGTGTAGGACAAATTTTGATTGATATCATGAGTCCTTTTTGCATGGATTCAACGTATTAGTTAGGTTGGATTGGTTGCTACGCTAGACGCGagttctttttttctttttcaacaaGGACAACACGAAAATAATTCAATTAATATTGTCACGGGAAACATGGTTCTCGTGGTACACCGCTACCTTCTCAAATCATGGTGGTTCGAATGGTTTAATCCATGATAGTCATAATCTTCTTTCAattaagggtaaattactttttgaatccctgtgttttagtggttttaactagttgagtcaaaaaataaaatgtttaacgacctgagtccctataagcattttcattaaccatttgagtccttaTGAGTCCacattttaaccttttgagtccaattttttgaactcaaatcgttataaaatgaacaaaattggactcaaaatgttataaaataaaggataaattacacttttcgtcctttatgtttgtagcgtgttgcaatggatgacctttaacattaataattacagtcatagtcctttatttgcaaaacatGTTACACCTTAGGTCCTTTGACCCTAACCTGGTTAAAACTTCCAGTTAAATAAGGTCATGTGCAATACATGTGGGGGCAAAACAGTCATTATACaagaaaaatatcaaaatttaaaaattataaatcTAAACTATTATCATTATCAACTCCTCCCctgtactctctctctctctctctctctctttcccctgtgttctctctctctctacataccATCACCATCTTCGTTAACCTCCATAGTCTCGCCACCAACAAGATCCCTAATGCAGCAGATGCTCACTTCTTCCAATTCTTACCCGCCAGTTCTTCACTTGAATCGTGCTTTGGGTCGACAAGTACAACCTAAAACCCTAGAGAAGGTTCTTGTTCACCAAGTCATCGCTCAAAATTTTAAGAAATTGGTACTCTCTTCTTTACTACTTCTATTATTTTCTCAAATTTCAATTTTTTACATCACAAAGTTAGGGTTTTTTATTAACAACATTTCACTTTTCATCATGTTTGTTCAAGGTCACTGAGCAAGATTGCCCCCATTTATTATTCTATGTGCCTCCAGGTTCCggcaagaaaaccctaattatgGCCCTTCTCTGGCAGATGTTTGGGGCCAGTGCTGACAAGGTATTTCTTTTTAATCTCCAATTTCCTTCTTTCTTTTATTTCTGGGATATTATATTCACAATGATTCTATATTATCTTTCTGAATTTGATTAATTTGCAGGTGAAAGTAGAGAACAAAAACTGGAAAGTTGATGTAAGTGTTCCCTTTTTTAATTAATTCTTATACTTAATCAGTTAATTATTCAAAAGTTCTTAAAAATGCCAAACATGTATTTGAAGTACTTCTGATATTAGAAATACCTGTATTGCTGTATCCATTCTTTGATGCTAGGTTTTACTTCAGGtgtttaaatgttatacctctgtGTTTAAGCATTTacaaaatttttttatttaatatgttGTGAATTAAAAAGTTCAATATGGTTCTTTTGTATGCTGGAAGTAGGACTATTGATTTGGAACTTACAACTCTATCAAGCACCCACCATGTGGAGCTGAACCCCAGTGATGCCGGGTTTCAAGATCGGTCGATTGTCCAAGAAATTATTAAAGAAATGGCAAAAAAGAAAAAACCGATTGACACCAAAGGAAAGAAGGGTTTCAAAGGTTGGCTTTTTAAAATCTACTTTAATCGATTTATGCCCTTAACAGGACTTAGTTTgttctttt is from Helianthus annuus cultivar XRQ/B chromosome 9, HanXRQr2.0-SUNRISE, whole genome shotgun sequence and encodes:
- the LOC110874180 gene encoding replication factor C subunit 3, translating into MQQMLTSSNSYPPVLHLNRALGRQVQPKTLEKVLVHQVIAQNFKKLVTEQDCPHLLFYVPPGSGKKTLIMALLWQMFGASADKVKVENKNWKVDAGSRTIDLELTTLSSTHHVELNPSDAGFQDRSIVQEIIKEMAKKKKPIDTKGKKGFKVLCSTRLINFQEKHSL